Proteins from one Bradyrhizobium amphicarpaeae genomic window:
- a CDS encoding ABC transporter ATP-binding protein, which translates to MTVVPARSSEWVRPVTSREPASAIIEIDRVSQVFQTSARKDHVALSDISLTIEEGAFVSILGPSGCGKSTLLYIVGGFVSPTSGSAKIKGHAITGPGPDRGPVFQEFALFPWKTVLGNVMYGPRQQGVRAAEAEAQSRALIEMVGLKGYESFYPKELSGGMKQRVALARTLAYHPEVLLMDEPFGALDAHTRTRLQNDLLNIWERDRKTVLFVTHSVDEAVFLSDKVVMMSKSPGRIREVIDIDLPRPRRRNELLLDPRYQKYVVDIERMFDESDEAGPVS; encoded by the coding sequence ATGACGGTGGTGCCTGCGAGATCGAGCGAATGGGTGAGACCGGTGACATCACGAGAGCCGGCTTCTGCGATCATCGAGATCGACCGCGTCTCGCAGGTCTTTCAGACTTCGGCGCGCAAGGATCATGTGGCGCTTTCGGACATCTCGCTGACGATCGAGGAGGGCGCCTTCGTTTCCATCCTTGGGCCGTCTGGCTGTGGCAAGTCGACACTCCTTTACATCGTCGGCGGTTTTGTCAGCCCAACCAGCGGCTCGGCGAAGATCAAGGGACATGCGATCACGGGGCCCGGTCCGGATCGCGGACCGGTGTTCCAGGAGTTCGCGCTTTTCCCTTGGAAGACCGTGCTGGGCAATGTGATGTACGGCCCGCGTCAGCAGGGCGTGCGCGCCGCCGAAGCGGAAGCGCAGAGCCGGGCCTTGATCGAGATGGTTGGCCTCAAGGGCTACGAGAGCTTCTACCCCAAGGAGCTGTCGGGCGGTATGAAGCAGCGCGTGGCGCTGGCGCGGACGCTGGCCTACCATCCCGAAGTGCTCTTGATGGACGAACCGTTCGGTGCGCTCGACGCGCACACAAGGACGCGCCTGCAGAACGACCTTCTCAACATCTGGGAGCGCGACCGCAAGACGGTGCTGTTCGTCACCCACTCGGTGGACGAAGCCGTCTTTCTTTCGGATAAAGTCGTGATGATGTCGAAATCGCCCGGCCGCATCCGCGAGGTTATCGACATTGATCTACCGCGACCGCGTCGCCGCAACGAGCTGTTGCTCGACCCGCGCTATCAGAAATACGTCGTCGATATCGAGCGCATGTTCGATGAAAGCGACGAAGCCGGGCCCGTCTCGTGA